From the genome of Colwellia psychrerythraea 34H, one region includes:
- a CDS encoding DUF58 domain-containing protein, protein MTIFSLPKSIKKLVDKTFEHWLSRRIPNRKEHQLNSRNIMIYPTRFGLSYLGFVVLVFLLGTNYQNNIILLFSYLLASLFISVMLHSFYNFSQLRFYSMAKQLGYAGDELKFPIQISSVKTHYDINVHFTDRTLNSQVEKIGQCPQGSQEINLSYKSSKRGKHNLGRVTVFSEYSLGFFKSKTLLDFGHFAIIYPKPANLIVGQYQLSAHSDEPSIESYQTSNLVGTDDFSELKSFVIGESRARTAWKQLAKGQGHYSKHYQASQGQLTWLKLDDMPSNDVETQLSYLCYLVNELTATNQHFGLALSTDINNKSMNISPNAGYNHQQACLTALALYS, encoded by the coding sequence ATGACAATATTTTCATTGCCAAAATCAATCAAAAAACTGGTTGATAAAACCTTTGAGCATTGGCTTTCTCGCAGGATCCCTAATAGGAAAGAACATCAACTAAACAGCCGTAATATCATGATATATCCAACACGCTTTGGTTTGTCGTATCTAGGATTTGTTGTGCTGGTTTTTTTATTGGGAACCAACTATCAAAATAATATCATTTTATTATTTAGTTACTTACTGGCGAGTTTATTTATTAGTGTGATGTTACATAGCTTTTATAATTTTTCACAATTGCGCTTTTATAGTATGGCCAAACAACTGGGTTATGCAGGCGACGAGTTAAAATTTCCTATTCAAATAAGCTCGGTAAAAACGCATTATGATATAAATGTTCATTTTACCGATCGCACACTAAATAGCCAAGTTGAAAAGATCGGCCAATGTCCGCAGGGCAGTCAAGAAATTAACTTATCATATAAATCATCTAAACGTGGCAAGCACAACTTGGGTAGAGTCACCGTATTTAGTGAGTATTCTTTAGGTTTCTTTAAAAGTAAGACACTTTTAGATTTTGGCCACTTCGCCATTATTTACCCTAAACCAGCCAACTTAATTGTCGGTCAATATCAGTTGTCTGCTCATTCAGACGAACCGAGTATAGAAAGTTATCAAACGTCTAATTTAGTGGGTACCGATGATTTTTCAGAACTTAAAAGCTTTGTCATAGGAGAATCGAGAGCCAGAACCGCTTGGAAGCAGTTAGCCAAAGGGCAAGGTCACTATTCTAAACATTATCAAGCAAGCCAAGGTCAATTAACGTGGTTAAAACTTGATGACATGCCAAGTAATGATGTAGAAACGCAATTGTCTTATTTGTGTTATCTAGTCAATGAATTAACCGCAACCAATCAACATTTTGGGTTAGCGCTTTCTACCGATATCAATAATAAGTCAATGAATATCTCACCTAACGCTGGCTATAATCACCAACAAGCTTGTTTAACAGCACTGGCATTATATTCATGA
- a CDS encoding AAA family ATPase, with translation MLQTPPVIDQIQASQQSINAILHKIETVVLGKPKECRLALACLLAQGHLLIEDLPGMGKTTLAHVLATTLGLSYQRTQFTNDLLPADVVGFSIFDKETNRFELHKGPIFNQVVLADEINRASPKTQSALLEAMAEQQVSIDGITHELPTPFFVIATQNPLFHAGTYPLPESQLDRFMMRLSLGFPDLKAEKQILLNMSQRTNQTSKNVKVDNEAMIEQEELIAIQEAVTQVNVSNDVLDYVIALSHVSRRAYSGQANVANTAWDNSPEINCKPLSPRASKALLQAAKAMAFIDNRDYVLPDDVQAVFYVVCQHRLEMQPNQKIGSNQVDSASVANQILNCVDVLNPLGYS, from the coding sequence ATGCTTCAAACGCCGCCCGTTATCGATCAAATCCAAGCTAGCCAGCAGTCCATTAATGCCATTTTACATAAAATTGAAACCGTAGTATTAGGTAAACCCAAAGAGTGTCGTTTAGCGCTTGCCTGTTTACTTGCCCAAGGGCATTTATTAATAGAGGATTTACCCGGTATGGGTAAAACCACACTGGCTCATGTATTAGCAACCACACTGGGTTTAAGTTATCAGCGCACCCAATTTACCAATGATTTATTACCGGCTGATGTTGTCGGTTTTTCAATTTTTGATAAAGAGACTAATCGCTTCGAACTTCACAAAGGTCCGATATTTAATCAAGTGGTACTTGCTGATGAAATAAACCGAGCGAGTCCAAAAACACAGAGCGCACTGCTTGAAGCCATGGCCGAACAACAAGTCAGTATCGATGGTATTACCCATGAATTACCTACGCCATTTTTTGTGATTGCTACTCAAAACCCACTCTTTCATGCTGGAACTTATCCCTTACCTGAGTCGCAACTAGATCGATTTATGATGCGATTATCTTTGGGTTTCCCAGACTTAAAAGCTGAAAAGCAGATTTTATTGAATATGAGTCAGCGAACAAATCAAACATCAAAAAATGTGAAGGTAGATAACGAGGCGATGATCGAACAAGAAGAGCTTATTGCCATACAAGAAGCAGTAACTCAGGTTAACGTATCAAATGATGTGCTTGATTATGTTATTGCCTTAAGTCATGTCAGTAGACGTGCTTATAGTGGTCAAGCTAATGTTGCAAACACCGCATGGGATAATTCGCCTGAAATTAACTGTAAACCGTTATCACCAAGAGCATCAAAAGCATTATTACAAGCGGCTAAAGCAATGGCTTTTATTGATAATCGTGATTATGTTTTACCTGATGATGTGCAAGCAGTATTTTATGTTGTCTGTCAGCACAGATTAGAAATGCAACCGAACCAAAAAATAGGGTCGAATCAGGTTGATAGCGCTAGTGTGGCGAATCAAATACTTAACTGTGTTGATGTGTTAAACCCCCTTGGTTATTCATAA
- the aroG gene encoding 3-deoxy-7-phosphoheptulonate synthase AroG, with product MMYQTDDVRINKIKDLLPPIALLERFPASEQATKSVVAGRTAIHNILKGKDDRLLVVIGPCSIHDPEAALEYGQRLVKLREEYKDSLEIVMRVYFEKPRTTVGWKGLINDPYMDNSFKLNDGLRLGRKLLVELNDLGLPTAGEFLDMITPQYMADLMCWGAIGARTTESQVHRELASGLSCPVGFKNGTDGTIKIAIDAIGSASASHHFLSVTKFGHAAIVETTGNSDCHIILRGGRTTNFDADSVKAVTEQLTTSDLNTKVMIDFSHANSSKKFENQMIVSTDVSEQISQGNENIFGVMVESHLVEGNQSLVKGRAAVYGQSITDACIGWDDTEKLLSQLNGAVVSRRSVID from the coding sequence ATTATGTATCAAACTGACGATGTACGCATCAATAAAATTAAAGATCTTTTACCTCCAATTGCTTTATTGGAACGATTTCCTGCGTCAGAGCAAGCAACTAAATCAGTCGTTGCTGGCAGAACTGCTATTCACAATATTCTCAAAGGTAAAGATGATCGCTTATTAGTGGTTATTGGACCTTGTTCTATACATGATCCTGAAGCGGCACTTGAATACGGGCAACGCTTAGTAAAGCTTCGTGAAGAGTACAAAGATAGTCTTGAGATTGTCATGCGTGTTTATTTTGAAAAACCACGTACTACCGTTGGTTGGAAGGGCTTAATTAATGACCCTTATATGGATAACAGCTTTAAATTGAATGATGGTTTACGTTTAGGTCGTAAGTTACTAGTAGAACTAAATGACCTTGGTTTACCTACGGCGGGCGAGTTCTTAGATATGATCACACCGCAATATATGGCAGATCTTATGTGTTGGGGAGCCATTGGCGCTCGTACTACTGAATCACAAGTTCACCGTGAATTAGCATCAGGACTTTCATGTCCAGTTGGATTTAAAAACGGAACTGACGGTACCATTAAAATTGCGATTGATGCCATAGGCTCAGCTTCTGCATCACATCACTTTTTATCAGTTACAAAATTTGGCCATGCTGCCATTGTTGAAACGACAGGTAATAGTGATTGTCATATCATTTTACGTGGTGGGAGAACGACTAATTTTGATGCTGATAGTGTTAAAGCGGTAACCGAGCAATTAACTACCTCTGATTTAAACACTAAGGTAATGATTGATTTTAGCCATGCTAACTCGAGCAAAAAATTTGAAAATCAAATGATAGTCTCTACTGATGTCAGTGAGCAAATTAGCCAAGGCAATGAAAATATCTTTGGTGTTATGGTTGAAAGTCATTTAGTTGAAGGTAATCAAAGTCTAGTTAAAGGTAGAGCAGCCGTGTATGGACAAAGTATTACTGATGCTTGTATTGGCTGGGATGATACTGAAAAATTATTAAGCCAGTTAAATGGAGCCGTTGTTAGTCGCCGAAGCGTTATAGACTAA
- a CDS encoding DUF5062 family protein yields the protein MKKLKNEAELLKKALTIGEKYAVNRGYNSFSATNSAKDKIESLYRLLVNDKLIQALAVENEDQPNMKHKLALWIAKQLPEGHELLK from the coding sequence ATGAAAAAATTAAAAAATGAAGCTGAATTACTTAAAAAAGCATTAACCATTGGTGAAAAGTATGCAGTTAACCGTGGTTATAATAGTTTTTCTGCCACAAACTCTGCCAAAGATAAGATAGAAAGTCTTTATCGCTTATTAGTCAATGATAAGCTAATTCAAGCATTAGCGGTTGAGAACGAAGATCAACCTAATATGAAACATAAGTTAGCACTTTGGATTGCAAAACAGTTACCAGAGGGCCATGAATTACTGAAATAA
- a CDS encoding DUF3083 family protein gives MPISRTKNLQHKAYIPSSARENQYLMAKIPLTDELIAQYQPLIDNSSETPYEKLYQHLANKFFAINDKFSLESAQFIANDKFARVRFSPEKFTAQTKQQVLFLYNPKYHTSRNTFFNGANKAKKITLIFLANGDDIRGQSAKFHQIVTKALMDFASETEIAPEHIRVSDHQHLTYDLFAKSKGIEGSQAHKFRPIADRYMADQHTLSAQARALTYAVVDFPINRRVRALVSNDENPQERYNPLYNLIADAFIGAAKKQNLNNGAVIANGLVPIIRSGEDENVVTSGELLMLSYNPLHTSCGYTCKWNSAKLVDSVQLVFVASEQDKTSHGYGKFVNEIEQALHTFAKKLDIIGEQEEMMVRLHQHVGFYLK, from the coding sequence ATGCCTATTTCACGTACAAAAAACTTACAACACAAAGCTTATATCCCTTCATCTGCCAGAGAAAATCAATATTTGATGGCTAAAATTCCGTTAACCGATGAATTAATAGCGCAGTATCAACCTCTTATCGATAACAGTAGTGAAACGCCATACGAAAAACTATATCAGCACCTTGCAAATAAGTTCTTTGCTATTAATGATAAGTTTTCTCTTGAGAGTGCACAGTTTATCGCCAACGATAAGTTCGCTCGAGTACGTTTTAGTCCAGAAAAATTTACCGCACAAACTAAACAACAAGTACTGTTTTTATATAACCCCAAATACCACACTAGTCGAAATACTTTCTTCAATGGCGCGAACAAAGCAAAGAAAATCACCTTGATATTCTTAGCAAACGGCGATGATATTCGTGGGCAGTCTGCAAAGTTTCATCAGATAGTAACTAAGGCGTTAATGGATTTCGCAAGTGAAACTGAAATTGCACCAGAACACATCCGAGTTAGTGATCATCAACATTTAACTTACGATTTATTTGCTAAAAGTAAAGGGATTGAAGGTAGCCAAGCGCATAAGTTTAGACCTATTGCAGACAGATACATGGCAGATCAGCACACCTTATCTGCACAAGCCAGAGCATTAACTTATGCCGTAGTCGATTTTCCTATTAACCGACGAGTTCGTGCCCTAGTGAGCAATGACGAAAATCCTCAAGAGCGTTACAACCCGCTTTATAACCTGATCGCTGATGCTTTTATCGGTGCAGCTAAAAAGCAAAACTTAAACAACGGTGCGGTAATCGCTAATGGATTAGTACCTATAATACGTTCTGGCGAAGATGAAAACGTTGTTACTTCTGGTGAGTTATTAATGCTTAGCTACAACCCATTACATACAAGTTGCGGTTATACCTGTAAATGGAATTCGGCTAAATTGGTAGACAGTGTTCAGCTAGTTTTTGTTGCCAGTGAACAAGATAAAACCAGCCATGGTTACGGTAAGTTTGTTAATGAAATTGAACAAGCGTTACACACCTTTGCTAAAAAACTAGATATTATTGGTGAGCAAGAAGAGATGATGGTTAGATTACATCAGCATGTTGGCTTTTATTTAAAATAA
- a CDS encoding cupredoxin domain-containing protein: MLLVMTSYSALAQREEFNIILKSHLFYPAEMTIPSNKKIKLIIDNQDASVEEFDSFSLNREKVLFPKQKSIIYIGPLSPGHYDFFGEYHPSSARGTIIVTDPELGTAVDGGTDNVN, translated from the coding sequence ATGTTACTGGTAATGACAAGCTATAGCGCCTTAGCCCAGCGAGAAGAGTTCAATATTATTTTGAAAAGTCACCTTTTTTATCCTGCTGAAATGACCATACCTTCAAATAAAAAAATTAAACTGATTATTGATAACCAAGACGCCAGTGTTGAAGAGTTTGATAGTTTTTCACTTAACCGAGAAAAAGTGCTTTTTCCTAAGCAAAAATCGATTATTTATATTGGTCCATTGTCCCCTGGGCACTATGACTTTTTTGGTGAATATCACCCAAGCAGTGCCAGAGGTACTATTATTGTTACCGATCCAGAGTTAGGGACAGCTGTTGATGGGGGGACTGATAATGTTAATTAA
- a CDS encoding sensor histidine kinase has product MSIRRFLVLTLVAVLTLITFIAAIQGYKASMTRAEKLFEQQLVDFAQIVKGLHQTFDTKQRQFVTIKQQTSFAFQVWQGDTLVIQSANSPVKPIMSLNKSPTHFGEVNFAGQRWRTIYLASSPDHSSDYFTSNGPDNALEANDNELVIIVAQPLKKQFLLAQEVILAAVTPMIIAIVLLSFLIYGIITQGLKPLHKLTTALANKRSNDFTPLALHVDNSELSRVVITLNDLLGRLNLAFERERHFAADAAHELKTPLSVLKINVHNLSQELNEQGQQYPINLIKPLKVSVERMGHVIDQILHLNRTNPDQINQSQQQVKLKTLLQAVIGDLYQNIANKQQTITLSSDELTFKGDEISLQLMLTNLISNANKYTPQQGEIKVSTKYIQNDNHQRKSQNKIAIIIEDSGEGIPADEYHRVFDRFYRVGGDQHDSSVLGCGLGLTIVKHIVDMHRGKITLSQSKLLGGLRVEVLFDHVLEQKLEKNLEQSLAQKESQANAVVRCAGQLDNKDERS; this is encoded by the coding sequence ATGAGCATTCGCCGTTTTCTGGTATTAACTTTAGTTGCCGTATTAACGCTAATTACCTTTATTGCGGCTATTCAAGGCTACAAAGCGAGTATGACACGTGCTGAAAAGCTATTTGAACAGCAATTAGTCGACTTTGCACAAATAGTAAAAGGCCTTCATCAAACCTTTGATACCAAGCAACGGCAGTTTGTTACGATCAAGCAACAAACTAGTTTTGCCTTTCAAGTGTGGCAAGGCGATACCTTAGTTATCCAAAGTGCTAATTCCCCGGTAAAACCGATAATGAGCTTGAATAAGTCACCGACACACTTTGGTGAAGTGAATTTCGCCGGACAACGTTGGCGTACCATCTATTTAGCCAGTAGCCCGGATCATTCCTCCGATTATTTCACAAGTAACGGCCCTGATAATGCCCTTGAAGCTAACGACAATGAATTGGTGATAATCGTAGCTCAACCGTTAAAGAAGCAGTTTCTTCTTGCTCAAGAGGTAATCCTTGCGGCAGTTACCCCGATGATAATTGCCATTGTTTTATTGTCATTTCTTATTTATGGCATTATTACTCAAGGTTTAAAACCGCTACATAAACTAACGACTGCGCTAGCCAATAAACGCAGTAATGATTTTACGCCATTAGCATTACACGTTGATAACAGTGAATTAAGCCGGGTAGTTATTACCTTAAACGACTTGCTTGGTCGTTTAAACTTAGCTTTTGAACGAGAACGACATTTTGCTGCTGATGCAGCTCATGAGTTGAAAACACCGTTAAGTGTGCTAAAAATAAATGTTCATAATCTATCGCAAGAGTTAAATGAGCAGGGACAACAATATCCAATAAATTTAATTAAACCACTTAAGGTTAGTGTTGAGCGAATGGGGCATGTGATTGATCAAATACTGCATTTAAATCGTACCAATCCCGACCAAATAAATCAGAGTCAACAACAGGTGAAATTAAAAACACTGTTGCAAGCTGTTATCGGAGATCTCTATCAAAATATTGCAAATAAACAGCAAACAATTACCTTATCCAGTGATGAGCTAACCTTTAAGGGTGATGAAATTTCTTTGCAGTTAATGTTAACGAATTTAATATCAAATGCTAATAAATATACACCACAACAGGGTGAGATAAAGGTAAGTACTAAGTACATTCAAAACGACAATCATCAAAGAAAATCACAAAATAAAATTGCTATTATCATTGAAGATTCAGGCGAAGGGATCCCTGCAGATGAATACCATCGAGTTTTTGACCGATTCTATCGAGTGGGTGGCGATCAACATGACTCAAGCGTACTCGGTTGTGGTTTAGGCTTAACCATAGTTAAACATATTGTTGATATGCATCGCGGAAAAATTACATTGTCGCAATCAAAATTATTAGGTGGATTACGCGTTGAAGTCTTATTTGATCACGTGCTTGAGCAAAAGCTTGAAAAGAACCTTGAGCAAAGCCTAGCGCAAAAAGAATCACAGGCGAACGCAGTTGTACGTTGCGCTGGACAATTAGATAACAAGGATGAACGTAGCTAA
- a CDS encoding response regulator, whose protein sequence is MRILLVEDDQGLAEALQQSLVREGFVVDHLSRGKLALTALAVPSHDMVILDLGLPDIDGLLVLKEIRAKKNDLPVIILTARDSIDSKVKGLDYGADDYLAKPFDMQELLARLRVIERRLGTASSSMITIDRVSLDTKSHKVYLLQCNQVNNEQNHEQEGEINAQNGASEVHFSKKEFMVLKALMENAGRIQSREQIESKLYQWGEEVLSNAVEVHIHKLRKNLPNKFIQNVRGVGYIINHPQD, encoded by the coding sequence ATGAGAATTTTATTAGTAGAAGATGACCAAGGGCTTGCTGAAGCACTGCAGCAATCCTTAGTTAGAGAAGGCTTTGTTGTCGATCATTTATCCAGAGGAAAGCTCGCTTTAACCGCTTTAGCCGTGCCTAGCCATGATATGGTTATCCTTGATTTAGGCTTGCCAGATATTGATGGTTTACTGGTCTTGAAAGAAATTAGAGCTAAAAAGAATGACTTGCCGGTTATTATTTTAACCGCTAGAGATAGCATTGACAGTAAAGTGAAAGGCTTAGATTATGGCGCAGACGATTACTTAGCAAAACCGTTTGATATGCAAGAGTTATTGGCAAGGTTAAGAGTCATAGAGCGCCGCTTAGGCACCGCTTCTAGTTCAATGATTACGATTGACCGAGTGAGCTTGGATACTAAGTCTCATAAAGTATATTTACTACAATGTAACCAAGTAAATAACGAACAAAATCACGAACAAGAAGGTGAGATAAACGCGCAGAATGGTGCAAGTGAAGTGCACTTTTCTAAAAAAGAGTTTATGGTATTAAAGGCGTTGATGGAAAATGCCGGACGTATTCAATCACGAGAGCAAATTGAATCTAAACTCTATCAATGGGGTGAAGAAGTGCTGAGTAACGCTGTCGAAGTGCATATTCATAAATTAAGAAAGAACCTGCCCAATAAATTCATACAAAATGTCCGTGGTGTAGGTTACATCATTAATCACCCTCAAGACTAA
- a CDS encoding FAD:protein FMN transferase, translating to MKKKRTLKYSNQQDSHSISFNAMASPCEVIVQSQNKRLAEQVAQCVSREVWRIEDKYSRYDSKSVCSQINSNAGNRIAIDEETFLLLNFAEQCYQLSDGLFDISSGVLRKVWSFDSLSGECQHFPSATEVNKLLSFVGWNKVDYDQQSITLPQNMELDFGGIGKEYAVDRSILLAKKITDEPILVNLGGDLAVTGPRLNDQAWQVAIEHPDSDVLGQPQDMIVALNKGALATSGDARRYLIKEGIRYGHVLNATTGWPIINAPRSITTVAPQCIQAGILATLALLQGEHAEHFLTEQDITFWARR from the coding sequence ATGAAAAAAAAAAGAACACTTAAATACAGCAACCAACAAGACAGCCATAGCATTAGTTTTAATGCTATGGCTAGTCCGTGTGAGGTGATAGTCCAATCTCAAAATAAGCGGTTAGCAGAGCAAGTTGCTCAATGTGTTAGCCGTGAGGTTTGGCGTATTGAAGACAAATACAGTCGATATGATAGCAAAAGTGTTTGCAGTCAAATAAATAGCAATGCCGGTAACAGAATTGCCATTGATGAAGAAACTTTCTTATTACTCAATTTTGCTGAGCAATGTTATCAATTAAGCGATGGCCTTTTTGATATTAGTTCAGGTGTGCTGAGGAAAGTGTGGTCTTTTGATAGCTTAAGTGGGGAATGTCAACATTTTCCAAGCGCAACCGAGGTAAACAAATTGCTTAGTTTTGTTGGTTGGAATAAAGTCGATTATGATCAACAAAGCATTACTTTACCACAAAATATGGAACTAGATTTTGGTGGTATAGGTAAAGAATACGCGGTGGATCGCTCTATATTATTAGCTAAAAAAATAACGGATGAACCTATTTTAGTCAATTTAGGGGGCGATTTGGCTGTTACAGGTCCAAGACTTAATGATCAAGCATGGCAAGTAGCGATTGAACACCCTGACAGTGATGTACTTGGCCAGCCACAAGATATGATTGTGGCACTTAACAAAGGGGCGTTAGCCACTAGTGGAGATGCCCGACGATACTTGATTAAAGAAGGTATTCGTTACGGACACGTGTTAAATGCTACAACCGGATGGCCGATAATCAATGCGCCACGCTCAATTACAACCGTTGCACCTCAATGTATTCAAGCAGGAATATTAGCAACGTTGGCGTTGTTGCAGGGTGAACATGCAGAACACTTTTTAACGGAACAAGACATTACTTTTTGGGCGAGAAGGTAA
- a CDS encoding DUF3570 domain-containing protein has translation MNKLNETSKKTNKKPNIKAALSLATSALLGTGVLSAGVAQATEADEWQFDSAFLIYSEADRVSATEAIIAGTKTFANDEILSLKLTIDALTGASANGAVAQPNAQTFTRPSGNGQYVTPAGETPLDDTFHDTRVQLNAQWTQPLSDNITGSVGGHFSKEYDYLSLGVNGNLAYDFNKKNTTVSMGLSYFQDTFTPEGGIPKPHSSMLVGDSSSPEWDAEFAKTRIGDSDDKSTADILVGVTQVINRRMITAFNYSYSMVDGYLTDPFKVVSVLNTDGLAQDYIYESRPDSRVKQSTFMQAKYNFDDSLLNTVADVSYRYMWDDWGINSHTIDTRFTIPVGATSYIEPHIRFYQQSEADFYQPYVIDEQAPIGFVSADYRIGEMTAITVGAKYGVVLNGGNELSFRLEYYRQTPTNAGFTDPNALSGQDIYPVVEAIIAQVSYSF, from the coding sequence TTACTTGGAACGGGTGTTTTATCGGCTGGCGTGGCGCAAGCAACAGAAGCTGACGAATGGCAATTTGATAGTGCATTTTTGATTTACTCGGAAGCAGACAGAGTGAGTGCAACTGAAGCGATTATTGCGGGCACAAAAACCTTTGCTAATGATGAAATTCTAAGTCTGAAATTAACGATTGATGCACTAACTGGTGCATCAGCAAACGGCGCGGTTGCACAACCTAATGCGCAAACATTCACTCGTCCTTCAGGTAATGGTCAGTATGTTACACCCGCAGGAGAAACACCGCTGGATGATACATTCCATGATACCCGTGTTCAACTTAATGCCCAATGGACACAACCATTATCGGATAATATTACCGGTAGTGTCGGTGGACATTTTTCTAAAGAATATGATTATTTGTCTTTAGGTGTTAATGGAAATTTAGCTTATGACTTTAATAAAAAAAATACCACTGTTTCAATGGGTTTAAGCTACTTTCAAGATACATTTACCCCAGAAGGAGGTATTCCAAAGCCGCACTCATCAATGTTAGTTGGGGACTCTAGTTCACCCGAGTGGGACGCTGAATTCGCTAAAACCAGGATAGGGGATAGTGATGATAAGAGTACAGCTGATATTCTTGTTGGTGTTACCCAAGTGATAAACCGTCGTATGATCACCGCATTTAATTATTCATATTCAATGGTTGACGGTTATTTAACAGACCCCTTTAAAGTAGTTAGTGTGTTAAATACTGACGGGTTAGCACAAGATTATATATATGAAAGTCGCCCAGATTCCAGGGTAAAGCAGAGTACCTTTATGCAAGCTAAATATAATTTTGATGATAGCTTACTTAATACGGTTGCAGACGTCTCTTATCGCTATATGTGGGATGACTGGGGAATTAATTCTCATACTATTGATACTCGCTTTACTATTCCTGTTGGCGCAACAAGTTATATTGAACCGCATATTCGATTTTACCAACAAAGTGAAGCTGATTTTTACCAGCCATATGTTATTGATGAGCAAGCACCTATAGGTTTTGTTAGCGCCGATTATCGTATTGGCGAAATGACAGCAATTACTGTCGGCGCAAAATATGGTGTGGTACTTAATGGGGGAAATGAACTTTCTTTCAGGCTTGAATATTATCGTCAAACGCCAACTAATGCAGGATTTACTGATCCGAATGCGTTAAGCGGACAAGATATTTATCCAGTAGTTGAGGCTATTATTGCACAAGTGAGTTATTCATTTTAA